TCGCTCAACTAATTTAACTCCCGTTCTCATTAATTGAGCAATAACAAAGATTAAGGGATCAACTTAATCTAGGCATTAGGTTCAAACTAGCACAACAAACCTTAATCCAAAACCCCAAAACCTACTCACTTATTCAACAAACATGGCAATCACAAACAACCTCTAGACTAGGAATTTAGTTACTCATGATTAAAGTTAAAGCAACAACTGAGCAATAGttaatcaacataataaaagtgAGAATGATTACCTTAAATagcaatgaagaacaataaatcatgaacaagataatgaagattcaataactaAGCTTGTATTAAAGATGATATCAAACCCAAAATCTGGAAAATAAAAGCTTGAAGCcttcaacaatggaggaatctccaagaacAAGAAAAAACTAAAGAGAATATTATGCTAGAGAATTAATTGTTTCTACAAAAGGAGGCTTAACCTAAAATGTGACATAAGGTGCCTTTATATAGAAAagcccaaaaaggaaataaaaacacCCTATTACAAGCTTATTTGGCCAAAAGTGAAAGTGGGCCAAGAGAACACAAGAACCCAAAAGGATTTGAAATGCTGAAATAtggggcttctcgatcgagaagcttcattaaagtcagcttctcgatcgagaagcaagaaTTCCCAAAAATCTGTCAAATTTGCctcttcttctcgatcgagaagccaagACTAATTCTGCTTCTCGATAGAGACCATGCAGGGGGAGAATTCTTTCGATCTTCAATTCGCTCTTTGCTTCAATCCGTCTTCCGACTTCCACATATCATCGATTTTTTGCTCTTTTGGACTCAAAACCCTTCACATACGCTCCGTTTatcctgaaacactaacacacgTAATAAGTGATATGATCACTCGAAACATGCAATAAAAGTATATAAAGCGATGCAAAAGTAACtcgtaatataggagtattttactcctatcacaTTACAAAAATCTTTGGGCAACAATTTGGTTTTTTTGCATTTGGGAAATTTGGAAGGCTAGGAACAAGATGGTGTTCCGTAATAAACTTTCGAACTACATTGATTTGCTTTTCCAATGTATTAATTAGGGTGTGATTcattatatatatcataatcCAAAATTTCCTTTTTATGGTAATGATGTATTCCGTTGCTTAGATTCCTTTACAAGAATCTAATGTTTTTTTGCCTATCACATCTTGTGCTAGagctaatataattaccatttaccaaaaaaaaacaaatcgtcttgcagaaatacaataaaacacaaaaaatgcagaaataacaaaattttattccataaaatcacaaaattattctacataacatgaaatgagcattaaattctttaaaaatactctttgtacatgtttaatggtggaaaaaacagtaaaacatAAAtgaattacagatctgaaaatgaaaaaaaagaacaaaaaatttcaaatctaaaataaaaaagataaaagaaagatggggTGAGACAAAAGCAGAATGACGAAGGCGGAACGACGAAGGTGGAACGGCGGAGATGAAATAGTTAGCAGATCTGAGAATTGTGTGAAAGGTGAGttgagagagaaaaagagagaaatatgaggacagagaaaataattataattatgagagtttgtgttattagggttttatttatataaatagtataaaagtaataaattattCCTTATATGATAGTTTTGAAATGTCAAACATGAAtcagtataaaagtaaatcGAACTTGAATGTTGGTTATTTGAGTAAAAAGCCCTAATTTTTAGCCACGGCGAGACCTCTAGGACTCAGACAATGTTTGCTTTGAACATATAGCCTTGGGCGAGTCCTTGAATTGACTCGGTTCATTATATTTATTCTGAAATTCGGTTTCCATGAtcaattatgttttcaaaatctttTATGGGGAGCAAAGTGTAATCTGACAGAGTTGAAGATGAGATCCTGTAGAAATTTAAAGATGCTTCCTGATGGACTGCACCACATTAAGACTCTTCGAGAAGTTAAACTAAGAAATGTTTCAATGTTGTTATCAAGAGTTAAGGATAATAAAAGTGAGGATTTGAATAAAATTGCCCCTGTGCGCCATGTCTGCatagagaattaatattttcaaattttatgatCCAACGCATTTCTTTTAGTGGTAATTTCCCAAAATATATGTTTCggcattttatttacaactttataTTGCgagttttgacttttcttttctgactttttACATATACgagaaatagttttttttttagttttataaatacctttttcggttttcaatttcggtttttggttttttcggttcggtcgaccgaaccgaccgtcagttttttttatatagtgtaagattagtatatatatagtgttaatttttatttttatagatttttttcctaatattttttattttattttttatagtgtaacagtagtgtacatatatagtgtttttatggtctttatatagtgtaaaattagtgtatatatagtgtataagtagtgtatttatggcattttgtagtgttttttgtggtttaattatgaaacactgcaaatacaccataaacacagCAAATACACCAGAAAcattgtaaatgcaccataaatatactaaaaaacggcaggaatacaccattaatacaccaaaaatacactaaaacgtaaagatattataaaattattacaaatgcaccataaatcaatatttttttacaaaatcagtagcaataaacaaatttatgaataagagaagacaaaataaataattatatgaataatagaacaattttacaaacaaaaaattatagatttacaataatttatttacaaaatatttaaattattaaaaaaacctaaaaaattacacaaatctaaaaacgagtcgagaaatccatagcgcgaacggaaaagacgaacggaaaaacgacctgaaacgacgagaaatccatcggaagtagatgaacggaagcgcgaccggaaagacgaacggaaaacaCGAACtgaaaagtaatcggaggagataaactgaaaatcaaatgaaaaagaagaagaaagaataagaaaaaagagaaaagagagaaaaaaaaaggtggttatataaaagtttaacctaataaggcttttttatatagtgggtatttttggtaaataagttagatTATTAGGTAATGTGGGATAAGAGAAAACGATGAGTCcaaatggtgtaaatactttacccaaaacatgtatttggaaaataattcaTTTCTTTTAGGAAATATTACCAAGAGTGGTGTctcaacttttaaatttttcgattaggtttttgtacttttattttattcactTAAGTGTTGaacctatttattttatatcgaACTAGTATTTGTAATCTGTTATAGCAGATTCGcacattaaatgaaaatatatttaagaatttaaatttaatttttttacaaataaatataaatcatgAAAGTGATTCTTTCaactttttgtttgttttatccTAAGTTGCTCGGAAACTGAAACGGAAACGGCGAAacggattttttttgaaaatgtagGAAACATGAACGTGGGGGGAAAAGtgtaaatgataaaaaaatagggataaatttataaatatataaagttataataatatgtaatatatatattaatttttttataaaaatttattttcatataaataaactattataacaattaataagataaattaCTTGAATTcataacaaatataacataaaaattCCATAATgacttaatatattatttaacccCCAAATTTTACCACTTGTTTCCATGGGTCCTCTAAACCAATTTTTGCTCCATTGaaccttttaactattttttttgttctatttaacccctaaacctTACCACTTTATTCCATGCGAtctctaaactaattttttaatccattagacctctaaactattttttgttttatttaacccCTCAACTATATTATTTGTTCTGTTTAACCCCTTATTAACTAAATGTTTTTCCCAATGAAcatctaaattattatttttacccatttaaacTCTCACTcaatgtattaattttaaaaaaggtataaatatgtttcttatatttaaaataaagagcgatgtatgtattatatattatttaaaaatccattaaaaattaattgctttaagaatcatgaattttagcgtgttttacaatttaaacacaaacttAAAAGATTCGTAATTGATtcaaaaagtttgaaattgtaaaaaattaaaagttggtagttaaatagaacaaacaaaatattttgagggaattaaatagaataaaaacaaTTGTTAAAAGGTTTAATTGAACACGAAATTAGTTCAAAGGTCACAAGGAGCAAAATTGTAatgtttaggggttaaatagaacaaaaaaatagataaaaagtcCAATggaataaaaatttagtttagaGATCGTATGGAACAAAGTGATAGAGTTTAGgagttaaataatatattaagccatttcataattataaagtaCATAATTTGAACTAATTTGCTGTGTTTATAATTTTGTAGAACTAGAAAAAACGTATTTGATAGGCAACACTGGTTTGTGGTTGGATGATgagaaaatggctaaaaagtaTCTCAACTAACTTAAAAATTACTCTAAACCggttaaacaaaatcaaataaagaaaatCAGTTAAAGAAAATTACTCTTAAGTTTATCATTCTTAAAAGGGAAAAAGGTCAAATAAGCGCCCAACGTTTAGCCTATAGGTCAAATAGGCCCTCAACGTTCAAAAAGGTGCAACGAGGaccctaacgtttttaaattatatcatCTAAGCGTTAGGGGCTTATTTGACCCTTTTCGAACGTTGAGGGCCTATTTGACATATAGGCTAAATGTTAGGGGCTTATTTGACCCTTTTTCTTTCTTAAAAATTACTCTAAACGAATTAAAGAAAATTCTGCCGAAAACAAAATACACCATGGAAAACCAACGAGGCATGAACGAAGGACTTTTAAGGTTTGCAGAGTTTGTCGAGATCATGTTCCATGGCGTACCACTGCGGCACGATCCTTGAAGCGTGAGGACGAATATCCTTATACGACTTCTTGATTGTCTGTTCCGCAACTTGAGAAGCCATTGCAATATCTCGGAGAGGAATCTCGAGGACTGAAAGTTGAGCGATTATGAAGATAATGGCAGCCAAGATAGAACATGGACTCCTCCTGATATCAACTTCTTTAGAATTCTCAAGAGCTTCTTGTACGGCTTTCATGTCCTGGTTTTTCATGCCAAGATTCGAACAGAATCGCCTTACAAGCCCCCTTCCATTCAAACATTCGGCACTGGCAATCACATCAATGTCTGTTTGTTTCTTGATAAAATCGGCAGCTctatttatttcttttcttgAAACCCCTTGTGCAACACTGCAGATCTCCTTGGCAGTTCTCGGCATTTTATTCTCTTTACAAGCAACGAACAAGCACGCTGCCAATATCGACTTCACATTCTTTCCTTTGCAAGATTTCTTGTCCAGTAAATTTTTGTAGATCTCATCAGCTCTAATCTTGCTACTTTTACCAATACTTAGCCTTTCCGCCATTCTACTTATTGATTCAAAACCCTCCGTCAATACTTTGTCAGGGTTTGTAAGCAAATCATGGTTCTTGAGATTAAATTCATCAGCAAGCTTTTGTCCGGGTTTTGCTACAATTGTTGTGGAAAGGTTACCATGGGATAAGAGCGGATTAGAGACGTTGCCGACGCGGTTAGGATCATGATCGTCCTTTTCGGAGTCGGCAAAAGTTCGCCATTCGCAAGTTTGATCGACGAAGTGATGGTCAAGAACTAAGCCACAATTAGTGCAGATTGTATCTCCCGACACATGATCATCTACCACTTCTGTTTGTTTCTTACAATCGGTGCAGTAATCCATGTAGTCACTCATGATTTTCTTCAAGTTTTCTTTGAAGCTTTAATTGTATGGTTTAGGGTTTTCAGAAATAATTGTGTGAAAGGCCAGTCAACTCTATTTATAGGGTTGTCAGCGGAAGGAACTGAAATCCATATTTGATTAGGATTAGTATTTTGCTCATAATGAGAAAAATCGCTAGCTAAAAGAATAAGGAAAAATACTTATTTGGTCCCTGAAATTTCAAAAGTTCTTCTCAGTTactccaaacatttaaattccAAATTCTCTTTACTGTTTGGCCAAATTGGCGGAATTGTGAACTTTTTTATGTAACAAAAAGCTGATTTGAGGCAATGCAAACTTAATAGCCTATATTTAATaagcataaaaataaatcaGAATTAGTTGAGTAATTTAAGTAGGACTATTAGGATTCTTGGCGCATActtcaatttaaaagaaatttgaaattaagtaGAACTCTTGTTTTAGCATCTCCAATGAGATGCtactttttatgctaaatttagcatgaaaaagtgATAAAATGCTATAGATAGCAtagcatttcaaattttactccaatgcacaaagttaaaaagaaatgttataattatttattaagataataattatctcttaattttattaattgctaattatttaataattttttaattaaatattttaaactaaaatttatgtaatatttttttttaatttaataatgagcttttcaaaagatatagttaaaagaatcgatgaattatataaaaataaattatttaatttttttattatattgatgtatggtctactattaaaaaatgaaatcgatgttgtaaaattaaatagaagcataaaatttaaaatgaaaaaagtaaaaaaaataaaaaaagtaggtaaaaataataaatgcaaaaaatgacCGTGGTAAAGTTGTAATTAATAGTGAATTGCTATTGGTTGTTgaattttagcatatgctatagtctgtgctaaatttagcacgtgatatagcatatgctaaatttagcacaggCTATAGCACTGCATTGAAGATGCATTTtaagattaaatgctaaattatggcATTAGCACTTCATTTTAGCATTGCATTGAAGATGCtctaacaaaatataaaatggaagtcatttaaattattgtatttttatcatcaattataaataattagatgTTGTGATAGGAACTGTCTACGAAACATGGCTAAAAATTCATGGACCAGGTCTAGGTAATAATTTTTCATCATTCCTGTATTTGTTAACTAAAAGTGCATGGactttatttgttaattaaaagtgcagggacttAAAATTACGAACACATGgagtttatttgtatatatcaaactacaaaaatgaattatattcTCATTAACGGCGCGTGTACTACACGCGCTAACAGAAAGTTAACAGAAGGACCTCGAGAAGATGAAAGTGCAGGAATTTAATGATGGTGTATTctagtgcagggaccttatgaGCAAAAGAAACAAAGTACAAGGACATACAGATTTATTAAGCCATATATCTAAATATAATCCAAACAGTTTGATTATCCAATTTGTATATAGCTATAATTATAGGGCTAATCACACAAATCCCTCAAAAAGTCCTTTAGTTTTCATAAATACATCAGATATTAAAAAtatgcaaaaatctctcaatatAAAATAGAACTTTGCATAAGTACCTAGAAATCCAAAACAAGTTGATTTAGTATCAAAGTAGGACAATTATACCCTCCTTATTTCCAACACACAGCCAAATATCAAATCATCATCTTCTTTATTTTAGGTCAATCAAACAGTCCGCAGCACAACAACTTCTGTTAGTAGCTTTCTTTGGAATCGCAAGCATCGGGAGATTATAATCGTCGACTAAGCTAACTTTGTAGAAATACAAACCTCTGGTGGCATTTACAGTAAACTCAGGCAAAGTCGTCGGTGGAATAACGTCGCTTCCGCCGCACTCCAGCTTACCGGAGCCACAATCGGCAGTAAGACATGAGAACCGTAAGAATCTCAAGAACAGTGAGTTCTCGCCTATGACCGACCCGACCAGAATGGTGGAATGGAAACAAATCTTGATATTTCGGGTTTGAGAGTGAAGCCGATGGTAGAAGGCCGTGGGGAGGTAGCGACGGATAGGAGTCCAGGCCATACGGTGCAACAGCATTTGTTGATAAATTTGAAGGAAATTGGATTAACATCTGCAAATAATAAGAAATTAGTgattaaagattaaaaattGGAATTTACTTGAGAAATTAGAACTGATGGAGAGAAAAATGAAGAGGGTGAAGGAGAGGAGGAGACGATTCATTGTTGAGTGagtgaatattttaatttttttagtttagtttgcttttttattgttttgtattGTTAATTCTAaatgttagtttttttttttactttttgaccTTTTAACATTCAGTTGAGACATAAGTAAAATGAAATGCATTTACTTTTTCCACCAAAATTCAAATTGCTTTCCAttaaaattagtatataaattacAAGAAATTCTTAAGCAAATCTTTATCAGAAATTTTAGTtaactaaattatattattaatattcggttgattttcagttgacattcggttgattttcagttgacattcggttgattttatattgacattcgattcatatttaaaatttggtaaaattataaaataagagtTTCAACAAAAAGCGAACTCGCCAAAACAGTCGAAATCGACGTTTGTTAACATTAAGGAGGGAAAAATGATAATAGTAGTTTTGACAATGAAAAGTCAATTTTTTGACATTTGGTTGATATTaagttgattttcagttgattTCTGATTGTTaagttgattttcagttgattTCTGGTTAATTTCTAGTTGATTTCTGGTTGATATTAAGTTGATTTTCAATTgcttttttattgatttcaggttgatatttagtttatttttagttCCAATAATCAAAGAGAACTCGTGagaaaaaaaatcgaaatcgACACTTGTCGACATTGTATAGAACATGATCAAAACTCTAAATACAACAGATTCAAAACTCTAAACATAAATGAGCAAAATTcacacaaaaagaaaaaaataagatgTAAATTTAGTTTACACTGAATTGACGTATAATTTACATTAACTTGAcatctaatttatattaatttacgttgaatttattttaaatttacatctACTATATATAGAATTTGtacataaaatattaccaatcaCATATACACACTATAAGAATAAGATGCCAATTTCAAATTCAATgcataaaatcaaaagaaaactaATATATAAAGTAAAGAAATTTAACATTTTGTCTCAAATTTGCTCCAACTATGGTGCCAACTAACTAATAAGAATACCATTAAAACAATAAGTGAGATCTGCATAGACAGTGAAAGAAGTTTCCAAGCTATAATTActtcaaaattattaaattgatttgtattaatttatattttcaaaaacaatagaaaaattattctctatttatttacaaaaggcTGTATCATCCAAACAATACATACTTGCCTCAAAACATTCAAATCTACACATTAATTTGCAGGCAAGGACAATGTCACTGACATTCCATGTATGAACCAAATAAAAGAATAACCAAATTATGTTAATATGCTTTCAAGTATATtgcttatatatttatataaatcatCACCAATTCAAGAAAAGAGAAGAACCCAGAGCCTAAAAtgcgaaaaaaaaaagatagtgaAAATATATATGAACATTAGCAATTCCAAGACATCCTTAGCACCGGTACAACAGTAGTCATCGGTTTTTGAAGCATAAACATCGGACGTCGGAGCATAGACCATTTAGGACAACCGTTGTCTCCTTCCTCCGTTGTCGGAGCCCCGCCATTCCTCCTTCGTCGCTCTATTCCATTTGCGGCACTCGACGACGATTGTTGAACCATAAACATCGATCGCAGGCGGTGGTTAATTCATTGATCATCTGTCTCTTAATTTGATAGCGCATTTTTTTGTCGGCATTTGTTATTTCTACAGCCATCTTCGTCGTCAGAATCATGAAATTTCTGGCCACCATGAAATAATTAGatctaattttagaaataatgATGACAACTGTTCCAGTTATATTTAATGGGGTTGGAGGAATTGTTCTTCAGCTCAGTTATTAAGGAATAAAGGTAAAAAGGGGCTAATACTATAATGAGGTATAAATGAGAACACTTAAAAGAACAGTGAGAGATTGTTGcgtaaaaattatttatgagTCAGTAATGTATAACTTTATAGAATATGAGTCAtgtggtgtaatttcctcataatTATATCCAAAACATATCTGGTCTATCGTGAATTGCTTAAGtggattaatttaattagttcaaCTGCAAACGAAAATTTCCTAACTTTAACTAAATTgagtttgtaaataattttagcttaataatattattaaaaaactttaactaaataattataaatttattttgccaTTAGAAAATCGAACTTGTTAGATTAATGAAGTTTGAAAATCCAATATTAaagtttatttcataaaaagcTGTAAGATTAGATGCTTTAAAAGCCAAGATATTCTTAAAAACAATCTTATTTTATAATAGAAAATTATACTActgtaaataaaataatcttAATATCTATATATGAAGGccataaaatgataaatttctaAATCGTTCCCAAATAAGTTAAAACATAGTGTATTAAGTTTGGAGTTATTGGGAATGTAAACAATCACTCCTCTCTGTTAGCTTAAAAGTAATTAAGTTTAGAGTTATTGGGAAAGGCTATTGAAATTTCAGGAACCAAATTAGTacttctccttttttttttgtcttgcGTATTTTCCTTCCTCATTAGGAGCAAACAATCTGCAGGCGCGTTCCAAATAcaaatcctaattggatttcaGTTCCTTCCGCTGCCAACATATTAATAGAGCAGAGAGCCCTTTCTTTAAACCATAAACCATACGATTAAAGCTTCGAACAAAACTTGAGGAAATTAAATCATGAGTGACTATATGGCTTACTGCACCGATTGTAAGACACAAACAGAAGTGGTAGATGATCATACGTCGGGAGATACAATCTGCACTGACTGTGGCTTAGTTCTTGACCATCACTTCATCGATCAAACTTGCGAATGGCGAACTTTTGCCGACTCCGAAAAGGACGATCATGATCCTAACCGCGTCGGCAACGTCTCTAATCCGCTCTTATCCCATGGTAACCTTTCCACAACAATTGTAGCAAAACCCGGACAAAAGCTTGCTGATGAATTTAATCGCAAGAACCATGATTCACTTACAAACCCTGACAAAGTATTGACGGAGGGTTTTGAATCAATAAGTAGAATGGCTGAAAGGCTAAGTATTGGTAAAAGTAGCAGGATTAGAGCTGATGAGATATACAAGAATTTACTGGACAAGAAATCTTGCAAAGGAAAGAATGTGAAGTCGATATTGGCAGCGTGCTTGTTCGTTGCATGTAAAGAGAGTAAAATGCCGAGAACTGCTAAGGAGATCTGCAGTGTTGCACAAGGGGTTTcaagaaaagaaataaatagAGCTGCCGATTTTATCAAGAAGCACACAGAGATTGATGTTATTGCTACTGCCGGATGTTTGAACGGAAGTGGGCTTGTGAGGCGATTCTGTTCGAATCTTGGCATGAAAAACCAGGACATGAAAGCCGTACAAGAAGCTCTTGAGAATTCTAAAGAAGTTGATATCAGGAGGAGTCCATGTTCTATCTTGGCTGCCATTATCTTCATAATCGCTCAACTTTCGGGCCAAAAGATTGCTATCCGGGATATTGCAATGGCTTCTCAAGTTGCGGAACAGACAATCAAGAAGTCGTATAAGGATATTCGTCCTCACGCTTCCAGGGTAGTGCCGCGGTGGTACGCCAAGGAATGTGATCTCAACAAACTCTGCAAAGCTTGAAGGCCTTCGTTCATGACTCCTTTGTTTACCATgttgaattttttcttttttttcaggATTTTCTTTAACTAGTTTAGAGTGAATAATGATTTATTAGAACATGGATTGTTCAGAtactttttagccattttctcATCATCCAAACAGAAACCAGTGTTGCGTATCGAAATTCTAATACATTTTCTAGATGTTCCACAAACTGACCTTCATGATTTTTCAGAATAATTGGAGTAAAAGAATTCTTTCATCTCATATTTTCTAGTGTTGATGAAATAATAAAGATTTCTTGACAAACTTgccaaaaaacaaaatcatGACTAATACAAAtaagggtttttgatatttgggtgcctcaaaggcacccaaaTTTCCAGTTCTGTGCctcttctggaattaattccagaagagTGCCTGGGACCACcagttccgcattctaggaatgcggaactggaggtgttccgcattcctagaatgcgaaACACCTTAAGCAGCTGATTAATTGTTAATCAGCTGCTTAAAGCATGTTCCGCATTCAAGGAATGCGGAACGTGCTTCCCCAATGATCGGGGAGACAGttttgtctccccaatcattgggacAGCAATGATTGGGCACTAAAATGCCCAATCATCGCtgattgttaattttttaaaa
This region of Mercurialis annua linkage group LG1-X, ddMerAnnu1.2, whole genome shotgun sequence genomic DNA includes:
- the LOC126665700 gene encoding transcription initiation factor IIB-like codes for the protein MSDYMDYCTDCKKQTEVVDDHVSGDTICTNCGLVLDHHFVDQTCEWRTFADSEKDDHDPNRVGNVSNPLLSHGNLSTTIVAKPGQKLADEFNLKNHDLLTNPDKVLTEGFESISRMAERLSIGKSSKIRADEIYKNLLDKKSCKGKNVKSILAACLFVACKENKMPRTAKEICSVAQGVSRKEINRAADFIKKQTDIDVIASAECLNGRGLVRRFCSNLGMKNQDMKAVQEALENSKEVDIRRSPCSILAAIIFIIAQLSVLEIPLRDIAMASQVAEQTIKKSYKDIRPHASRIVPQWYAMEHDLDKLCKP
- the LOC126671253 gene encoding transcription initiation factor IIB-like: MSDYMAYCTDCKTQTEVVDDHTSGDTICTDCGLVLDHHFIDQTCEWRTFADSEKDDHDPNRVGNVSNPLLSHGNLSTTIVAKPGQKLADEFNRKNHDSLTNPDKVLTEGFESISRMAERLSIGKSSRIRADEIYKNLLDKKSCKGKNVKSILAACLFVACKESKMPRTAKEICSVAQGVSRKEINRAADFIKKHTEIDVIATAGCLNGSGLVRRFCSNLGMKNQDMKAVQEALENSKEVDIRRSPCSILAAIIFIIAQLSGQKIAIRDIAMASQVAEQTIKKSYKDIRPHASRVVPRWYAKECDLNKLCKA